The Chryseolinea soli nucleotide sequence AGCGCCCAGATGGCCACCGGCATTACCGTCACCGATGAGTTGATCGGCGACAACGGGAAATATTTCAATCCCTACGAAATGCAGATCACCTTCACCAACCTGATCGAACAGATCAAGTCGCGGGTGGTGCTTTCGCAGGTATCCTACCGGTTGCTGTTGCGCGACCTCGATGGCAAGGAAATGCCCTTCCGCAAACCATCCCAATCCAAGCTGGAGGAACTGGCCAACGTAGACCTTAGCAGTCACAAGGCCGAGTTCGAGAAGATCCTCAACGAGAAGCTCGAAAGCCAGACGCTGCTGGACCTCACCGACCCCAAGCAAAAGCTGGTCAAAAAAGTGATGGACGTTTACGGCTACAACTACGAAGCGCTCAACGAAGAGCTGGCCATCAACCGCATCAATATTTCCGACTATATCGAGATCAGCTACAGCTCAGAGAGTCCTTACCTCTCGGCCTATGTGGTGAATACGCTTTGCAGTGAATTTATCCGGTATTACACCAACATCAAACTGAGCCGTTCCAATGTGTCGCTGGAGTCGTTGCAGTCCATTGTGGACCAACGCAAGGCATATCTCGACGAGAAAACAGAAGGCCTCAAGAACTTTCAGTCCAACCAACAGATGATCAACTCGGAAGCGGAAGGTGCCAGCAAGATCCGCCAGATCCAGGACTATGAAGACCAGATCGCCGACGAGCAAAAGAGCATCCGCGGCAACGAACTGACGCTAGCCAACCTGGAGATGAAAATCGAGCAAGCCGACCGGAGCCAGGGTAACAAACCCAACAGCAAGATCGTCGACCTCCGGAAAAAGATAAACACGTTCAACGAGCGCTATGTCGCCGGCGGACAAACCGACCAGGTGCTGCTGGACAGCATCACGCTTTTCAGGAACCAGTTGCAAAGCATGATGAACGCGGCCGGCGAGGCCACCAAGCTGACCCCTGCAGAGTTGAATGCCCTGAAAGATAAACGCGACCAGACCAAGATCGACCTGGAGATCTCGCGCGAGAACCTCGTGTCGCTCAACAATATTTTGAATTCCATCCGCTACAGCGTGGGCAACTTTGCCAGCCGCGAGGCCGCAAGCCAGGCCATGGCCAAGGAAGTGGAAGTGGCGCGCACAGAATACCTGGCGGCCCAGACCCGGTTCAACGAAGCACGCGAAAAGCTGGTGACCAACAAAATGCCCATCAAACAAGTGGTGGTGGGCGAAGTGGCCGAGAAGCCCGAGTCGCGCAAGACCATCGTGTTTATGGTGTTCACGGGCGTGCTGAGCTTCGGCTTGTGCGCCTTCGTCATCATCCTCACGGAAATGCTCGACACCCGCATTAAGACGCCACAACGGTTCAAAAACCTGGCGAAACTCCCGCTGGCGGGTGTGCTGGAACAGCTGCCTAAAAATGGCTCCGCTCCAAACTGGAATTTCTTCACTCCAGCAAACGAGTCGCAGGAATTGAACCGGCTCAACCACGATCTGCGCAAGATCCGCTACGAGATCGAGAACCGGAAAGTGCAGGTCATTTTGGTGACCAGCACCAAGAAGGCACAGGGAAAAACCTTCTCCATCATGTCGCTCGCCTATTCGCTGGGCCTCATTCACAAACGTACCCTCATCATCGACACCAACATGCGCAACAACAGCCTCACCACGATGCTGACCGCGCGCTTCAGCCTGAAGCAGTTGATGGAATATTACAATAAGAACACCAAACTGATCGGCACCGCCAAGCACACGGAAGCCAAAGATCCGGAAACGAACCTGATCACCCCCACCACCAATCCGATGGTGGATATTATCGGGAACAAAATGAGCCAGCTTTCTCCGTCGGAGATCATTCCGGGCGGCGATTTTAAAGTGTTGCTGGAATGGCTCAAGGTGCAGTACGACTACATCATCCTGGAAGGCGCGGGCTTGAACGAGTTCTCCGACTCGCGCGAACTGGTGCGGTTTGTCGATCTGGTTATCCCCGTGTTCTCGGCTGACTCTTCCATCACGGAAGAAGATAAAGAATCGCTTAACTTCCTTAAATCATTGCAAAATAAACTGGGACCCGCTGTGCTGAACAATGTTCCTAAGGAGGAGAAAAGCTAGCATTGTATGCTCTTTAGTGCACCCGAATTCATTTTTGCTTTTTTACCGGTAACCTTAATCGTTTACTTTTTGCTGTCGTCGAGCCAGAAGGTGGAGGCGTCGCGGTTGTGGTTGTTGGTGGCTTCGTTGTTTTTTTACGGTTGGTGGAATCCGGCCAACCTGATCCTGATCGGGTTGTCGATGATCTTCAATTTCACGTTTGGCAATCTCATCATTCGATACCGGAAAAAGTGGCTGCTCACCGTGGGTGTTTCGGCAAACCTGGCGGTGTTGTTCTATTACAAATACGCTAACTTCTTTCTAACCAATTTCAATGGCCTGTTCGAGGGGCATTATGCCTTGCTGAATGTAGTCCTGCCGTTGGGCGTGAGTTTTTTCACCTTCACACAAATCGCCTACCTGGTGGATAGCTCGCAGGGAAAAGTGGGCAACTACAAGTTTTCGCACTACTGCCTCTTCGTTACTTTTTTTCCGCACCTCATTGCCGGCCCCATCGTGCACCACACGCAGCTGATGCCGCAGTTTGCAGACCAGAAAAATGCGTTCCTGAATTTTCCCAACCTGGCGCGTGGTTTTTTTATTTTCAACCTGGGCCTGGCCAAGAAGATCATCATCGCCGACACGTTGTCGACCATTGTTGCCAAGGGGTATGGCGACACTGCGGCGCTCACTGCCGTGCAGGCCTGGGTGACGTCGCTGGCCTATTCGACGCAATTGTACTTTGACTTCAGCGGCTATTCCGATATGGCCATTGGTTTAGGGTTGTTGTTCAATATTGATTTCCCCCTGAACTTCAACTCACCCTACAAATCGAAAAACATCCAGGAATTCTGGCGGCGGTGGCACATCACCCTCAGTCAATTCCTGCGTGACTATATTTATATTCCGTTGGGAGGAAACCGTAAAGGGGAGTGGGGTACGGCCAGCAACCTGATGATCACCTTCATCCTGGGCGGCATCTGGCATGGCGCGGGATGGACATTTATTTTCTGGGGATTCCTGCACGGTGCCGCATTAGTGATCCACCGGCAGTTCACACGACTCAATCTCCGCATGGCCGATTGGCTTGGGGTGGCGCTCACGTTCCTGTATGTGAACGTGACGTGGGTCTTCTTTCGCGCACCGTCGTGGCATTCGGCCATCGATTTGCTGAGAGCGATGGTTGGCAAAGGGGTACAAACCTCCGACGTGTCGTTGGTGAGCGATTATTACATGGCGCCCATTTGGATCGCCGCCGCTATTTTGCTGTTCACCAAAAATACGAATGAATTGGGTGTCGAATTCAAGCCCGACTACCGGCGGTTGGCGACCTTGATCATGGTGGTCATGCTCAACCTGTTGTTTCTGAACTCGGCGACGAACCAGGAGTTTTTATACTTTGATTTTTAAACGTATGACGGCTCGTAAATTTCTTTTGCGCTGTACACTCGTCGTGATCTTGCTCACGGTCGTGCTGGTGGCCATCAATGCGTATGTCGACCTTTATGGATTGTTCCGTCCCGTGAAAGGACGCAGCCTCTCCATTTACAGCGACGAGCGCACGAGCAAATATTTGCTGGCGCACCGTTATGTGCCCGAAAATTTTGAAGGCTATATTCTGGGACCGTCGTTGTCGGCCAACCTGAACCCCAAGCTCATCACCGAACACAAGATCTACAACCTCAGCATGATGGGGGCCAACATCACCGAACAAAAAGCGGTGGTGGACAAGGCACTACAACACAAGGCGCCACAATTTGTGCTGGTGTGTCTCCATCCTTACCTGACGCACGATCATGGCATGAAAACGGGGATGATCAATCCCAAGGAATATTACGGTGCGCTGGGTTCCATGAGCTTGTATAAGACCTATGCCATTCGCTTCATCCGCGATCACAACCTGATGCCCGGCAAATATCCGCCAAACCAGTACAACGACTACGGCTATAATTTCTACGACAAGATCCTGCAGGTGATGCCGGTGGAGGAGAAGATCCAGGAACAGCTAAAACGTCCCGACGCCATCAAGACCGATATCGACTCCGTTGCCATGAC carries:
- a CDS encoding GumC family protein, which gives rise to MDLQTLFRVLWRKRWILIIIPLLSVGGAFLIRMLGEWKYRSSAQMATGITVTDELIGDNGKYFNPYEMQITFTNLIEQIKSRVVLSQVSYRLLLRDLDGKEMPFRKPSQSKLEELANVDLSSHKAEFEKILNEKLESQTLLDLTDPKQKLVKKVMDVYGYNYEALNEELAINRINISDYIEISYSSESPYLSAYVVNTLCSEFIRYYTNIKLSRSNVSLESLQSIVDQRKAYLDEKTEGLKNFQSNQQMINSEAEGASKIRQIQDYEDQIADEQKSIRGNELTLANLEMKIEQADRSQGNKPNSKIVDLRKKINTFNERYVAGGQTDQVLLDSITLFRNQLQSMMNAAGEATKLTPAELNALKDKRDQTKIDLEISRENLVSLNNILNSIRYSVGNFASREAASQAMAKEVEVARTEYLAAQTRFNEAREKLVTNKMPIKQVVVGEVAEKPESRKTIVFMVFTGVLSFGLCAFVIILTEMLDTRIKTPQRFKNLAKLPLAGVLEQLPKNGSAPNWNFFTPANESQELNRLNHDLRKIRYEIENRKVQVILVTSTKKAQGKTFSIMSLAYSLGLIHKRTLIIDTNMRNNSLTTMLTARFSLKQLMEYYNKNTKLIGTAKHTEAKDPETNLITPTTNPMVDIIGNKMSQLSPSEIIPGGDFKVLLEWLKVQYDYIILEGAGLNEFSDSRELVRFVDLVIPVFSADSSITEEDKESLNFLKSLQNKLGPAVLNNVPKEEKS
- a CDS encoding MBOAT family O-acyltransferase, whose translation is MLFSAPEFIFAFLPVTLIVYFLLSSSQKVEASRLWLLVASLFFYGWWNPANLILIGLSMIFNFTFGNLIIRYRKKWLLTVGVSANLAVLFYYKYANFFLTNFNGLFEGHYALLNVVLPLGVSFFTFTQIAYLVDSSQGKVGNYKFSHYCLFVTFFPHLIAGPIVHHTQLMPQFADQKNAFLNFPNLARGFFIFNLGLAKKIIIADTLSTIVAKGYGDTAALTAVQAWVTSLAYSTQLYFDFSGYSDMAIGLGLLFNIDFPLNFNSPYKSKNIQEFWRRWHITLSQFLRDYIYIPLGGNRKGEWGTASNLMITFILGGIWHGAGWTFIFWGFLHGAALVIHRQFTRLNLRMADWLGVALTFLYVNVTWVFFRAPSWHSAIDLLRAMVGKGVQTSDVSLVSDYYMAPIWIAAAILLFTKNTNELGVEFKPDYRRLATLIMVVMLNLLFLNSATNQEFLYFDF
- a CDS encoding SGNH/GDSL hydrolase family protein gives rise to the protein MTARKFLLRCTLVVILLTVVLVAINAYVDLYGLFRPVKGRSLSIYSDERTSKYLLAHRYVPENFEGYILGPSLSANLNPKLITEHKIYNLSMMGANITEQKAVVDKALQHKAPQFVLVCLHPYLTHDHGMKTGMINPKEYYGALGSMSLYKTYAIRFIRDHNLMPGKYPPNQYNDYGYNFYDKILQVMPVEEKIQEQLKRPDAIKTDIDSVAMTEFVELLRSFREKNVKVIGYFHPLPFPLYDKFRGPLEEYKQKMLAVMPDARIVDFNTPEYEFFTKDLSNYIDHGHLSEKGQQYLLREILTRADMLKHR